TCTATCCTCACAATTTTTTAGCCTTGATAACCATACTACATATagtaaaaataatcaaattaatttaaattataatatttcatatctatatataatgtttgTATTAATAAGGTGATTATCGATTAATTTTACAATGCAAattgaattttatgttttaagataaacTTTTGATGCATATATATTAACAGCAGTAGTTCAGTAAACTTAATGGCTAGAcacacatgttttttttttttaatagccaCATATGTTAGTTTAAGTTTAGTCACTTATAGTAATTGGCAAGCATCTTTTGTTAGGTTTACATTGAACAGTATAGCTCTCTGCACGTAAGACGCATATACTTCTATAGTGTATGTTAATTGTGACATTCATCGGTTTGTATAATAAGGTcagtgtttattttttttttttttttaaggtaagttttaaaaatgttatggAAGTTCTTTATAGAAGTTTTATTATTTgatgatacatatatatgtCCAATTTCTTCTCTGATTTTTCTACTCCAATTTAACTTTAACcctaaacctcaaaccctaaaccttataccctaaaccctataataTACTCTCATATGTTAAAAGAGTTAAaacaaactaatttttattaaaaagaaaaaagaagttttacttaaaattaaaaaaaaacaattcatgcCTTATACACTTTTATccttttatcaatttattatgttgttatatttttattttctttgaataATTATATGACCACATGTACACagacttatttatatatattgacatattggagtttaatcaattttattataaagtttgaatttgaaattgTTATAACACATGCATATTGAATTTTCCTAACAATATATAGATAAGTCTAGAAAAAactgaaattaataaaaatctgTCAATTTTCCTAAATCACGAGTGCTTCGCGGtggacagaaaaaaaaattcacgcCAAATTTTCGTAATGGCGCCTAAAATTTTCACCAAAATATTCAATTACTGCCATAAAATAATCTCCCAAATCGAAGAACAAGAAACATCAGTGTTCAAGCGACTTGGACACAAAAATGGTGATTCAGGAGAAAAGAACTCAGAATCCCATTTTCATTCTGCTCAAGTAGCAGCTTCACACCCTCGCCATTCTGTCCGTAGGATAGTATTGGGGAGTGGTAAAATCTTGGAAGAAGGGTTGATGGATAATTCCAACCCTTCAAAGTCATTATGAGAATTCTCAGCTGGAACTGTCAGGGGTTGGGGAATACCCCTACAGTTCGACATCTAAAGGAGATGCTTGGTCAGCACTCTCCTGAGATTCTATTCCTCAGTGAGACCAAAAATAAAAGGAGGTATTTAGAAAGTTTAGCGGAAAGTTTGGGCTTCAGCAATCTGAAAACGGTGGAGCCAATTGGAATAGGAGGAGGACTGGCAGTGTTCTGGAAGGAGGCTTGCCGTGTGGAAGTACTGCAAGCACACAGAAGAGTCATCGACATGAAGATACACTGGCAAGACAAGATTTTCTTCCTCTCTTGTATCTATGGTGAGCCAGTAAAAGGGAAGAGAAACGATGTATGGGAAAGGCTCACCCGCATAGGTACCAATAGGAAAGGGCCTTGGATAATGACTGGCGACTTTAATGAAATGATTGATCCCTCCGAGAAGTTAGGAGGTGCTGCAAGAGACATTGATGAAGGGAAAGAGTTTAGACAGATGCTGCACGCAAACGGGCTCTGGAACATTAAACATTTCGGGTATCAGTTCTCATGGGCAGGTACCAGAAATAACGAAAACGTGCAGTGTAGACTCGACAGAACAGTAGCCAATCAATAATGGCTTGACATGTTCCCTCAAGCATCAGCAACCTATCTGCAAAAAGTCTGCTCTGATCATAGCCTGATTCTCACAACCCTAGTCGACCAGATCCGTTACAGACGCGCTTGCTTCAAGTATGATCAACGCTGGATACGTCGTGAAGGCTTCTCCAGCACAGTCGTACAGTCGTGGAAAAGACAAGGACCCGGTCAGCTTGGATTAGTTGGCAAAATTGCTAACTGCAGAAAAGACATCTCAACTTGGAAGAGACTAGCAAAGCCGAACTCCGCCCTTAGAATCCAAGAACTCCATTCCAAGATAGATGCAGCAATGAGATGCAGTTTCATTAATAGAGAGGAGCTCAACAACTTACGAGACTCCCTCAATGAAGAATATCACAACGAGGAAGTTTTCTGGCGAATAAAAAGTCGTCTCACTTGGCTACGATCGGGGGACCGAAACATCAAGGTTTTTCACGCCGTCACAAAGAATCGCAGAGCACCGAACcgcatgatgatgatgataaagaaTGGTTTGCGGAGAAGGATCTGGGAAGCCTTGCAGACAAACACTTCAACCTTCTATACGCTTCAGAAAATGTTGGGCTCGACATGCAGAACTGGGAGGACATACCTGCGGTCATCAACGAGGAGCAGAACTTGCAACTGATAGCGCCCATCACTACTGAAGAAGTAAAAGCTGCAGTCTTCGACATAGACCCTCACAAGTGCCCCGGTCCGGATGGTATGAATGCATTCTTCTTCCAGCAATTCTGGGACTCCATGAGTGAAGACATTACTGCCATGGTCGCAAACTTCTTCAACTCGGGGAAGTTAGAAGATGGCGTCAACAAAACAAACATCTGCCTCATTCCCAAGAAGCTCGACGCGAAGAAGCTGGGGGAGTTTCGACCCATTAGTCTGTGTAACGTTGCTTACAAAATTGTCTCTAAGTTGTTAAGCAAACGGTTGAAAAATGTATTGCCATGGATAATAACTGATTCACAAGCAGCTTTTGTTGAAGACAGGCTTATTTCAGACAATATACTGATAGCCCACGAGCTATTGCACGCCCTCAACTCAAACAACAGCTGCTCTAGAGACTTCATAGCCATCAAAACAGACCTTTCTAAAGCCTTCGACCGGGTCGAATGGACTTTCCGCAACAAGGCGATGAAGACACTCGGTTTCTCAGATGCTTGGTGTGCGATGATCATGGAATGTGTAACCTCTGTCCAATACCAGGTACTCATCAATGGAGCTCCCTACGGTGACATCAGACCAACTAGAGGAATAAGGCAAGGAGACCCGCTGTCCCCTTACCTATTTGTGATATGCACTGAGATGTTGGTCCAAAAATTGCAAAGTGCAGAAAGCAGAGGAGAAATCACTGGACTAAAAGTCGCAAGAAGCGCACCGGCAATATCTCACCTTCTCTACGCAGACGACAACATGTTCTACTGCAAGCAGTCGGATGAAGAGATCACTCGCCTCTCTGCGATCCTTCAAGAGTACAGTATGGCCTCAGGTGAACGCATAAACTACCAGAAATCAAGCTTGTACTTTGGAAAAAACATTCCGAGTGATAGAAGAGAAGAGATAAAACTGAAGCTAGGAATGGCGCAAGAGGGTGGAGACGGCATTTACCTAGGACTACCTGAATTCTGTGGAGGTTCCAAGGTTTCAATACTCAGCTATCTCAAAGAAAGAATGGAACAAAGGATTGGAGGATGGCAAAACAAGTTCTTATCCCCAGGCGGTAAAGAAG
The window above is part of the Brassica napus cultivar Da-Ae chromosome C8, Da-Ae, whole genome shotgun sequence genome. Proteins encoded here:
- the LOC106423810 gene encoding uncharacterized protein LOC106423810, which encodes MRILSWNCQGLGNTPTVRHLKEMLGQHSPEILFLSETKNKRRYLESLAESLGFSNLKTVEPIGIGGGLAVFWKEACRVEVLQAHRRVIDMKIHWQDKIFFLSCIYGEPVKGKRNDVWERLTRIGTNRKGPWIMTGDFNEMIDPSEKLGGAARDIDEGKEFRQMLHANGLWNIKHFGYQFSWAVDQIRYRRACFKYDQRWIRREGFSSTVVQSWKRQGPGQLGLVGKIANCRKDISTWKRLAKPNSALRIQELHSKIDAAMRCSFINREELNNLRDSLNEEYHNEESTEPHDDDDKEWFAEKDLGSLADKHFNLLYASENVGLDMQNWEDIPAVINEEQNLQLIAPITTEEVKAAVFDIDPHKCPGPDGMNAFFFQQFWDSMSEDITAMVANFFNSGKLEDGVNKTNICLIPKKLDAKKLGEFRPISLCNVAYKIVSKLLSKRLKNVLPWIITDSQAAFVEDRLISDNILIAHELLHALNSNNSCSRDFIAIKTDLSKAFDRVEWTFRNKAMKTLGFSDAWCAMIMECVTSVQYQVLINGAPYGDIRPTRGIRQGDPLSPYLFVICTEMLVQKLQSAESRGEITGLKVARSAPAISHLLYADDNMFYCKQSDEEITRLSAILQEYSMASGERINYQKSSLYFGKNIPSDRREEIKLKLGMAQEGGDGIYLGLPEFCGGSKVSILSYLKERMEQRIGGWQNKFLSPGGKEVLLKNNKESKGMHWRSWDYLCRPKDKGGIGFKDLEAFNIALLGKQLWRMITHPTSLLARVFKSHYFRATDPLNATLGSRPSFAWRSIHAAQNLIKQGAKVIIGNGRNTNIWDERWLGSKPALPITTTNWLTASLQHSLSLDMRVSDLMTNPGTEWNEEMILRLFPQDNATKIISTNPHGATAADAYSWEFTMPVTTQSSQAIGCS